A genome region from Bacteroidetes bacterium SB0662_bin_6 includes the following:
- a CDS encoding DUF4837 family protein produces the protein MICSPRRIARFCTKIALLSAGLFVFAGCSGETDFRPRAVGLDTEILVVADSMDWNGAVGEALRETVGQFISTLPAPERQFELRHAPLETEGDLEAARRRKNVIFVAAFSDSTNEAAYIRNVFDSTAQQVIREEGGVAVSRENIFRRDQQVYYITGENKEDVIDAIYSESDGVSRDFNRAARRRLTEEMFDRGRQFEVEEELAAMYDFAVNVQHDYLIAVDTSDFVWLRRILPETWRSVFVHFVDYADPEQLSAEWIYNTRDSLARQYIQGNLGGWVEIDRRENRPLETKNIDFLGRYGFETRGLWHMVGVENGQKVEFGMGGPFITYTFYDQPTGRLYMIDGMVFAPGYNKREFLRQMEAIAYTFRSRDVSAESQG, from the coding sequence ATGATATGTTCCCCGAGGAGAATCGCGCGATTCTGTACTAAAATCGCTCTCCTTTCAGCAGGTCTTTTTGTCTTCGCCGGCTGCAGCGGCGAAACCGATTTTCGTCCGAGGGCCGTTGGGCTGGACACCGAAATCCTCGTGGTCGCCGATTCCATGGATTGGAACGGCGCCGTCGGAGAAGCTCTGCGTGAAACCGTCGGGCAATTCATCAGCACGCTGCCCGCCCCCGAAAGACAGTTCGAATTACGGCATGCACCTCTTGAAACGGAAGGAGACCTCGAGGCGGCGCGCCGGCGAAAAAATGTGATTTTCGTGGCGGCATTCAGTGATTCGACCAACGAAGCAGCATACATCCGGAACGTATTTGATTCGACCGCTCAGCAGGTCATCCGCGAGGAAGGCGGAGTCGCTGTATCGCGTGAAAACATCTTCCGGCGGGATCAGCAGGTCTACTACATCACCGGCGAGAACAAGGAAGATGTCATTGACGCGATCTACAGTGAGTCGGATGGGGTTTCCCGCGACTTCAACAGAGCCGCCCGGCGACGGCTTACCGAAGAAATGTTTGATCGGGGACGTCAGTTTGAGGTCGAGGAGGAACTGGCGGCAATGTATGATTTCGCGGTGAACGTACAGCACGATTATCTGATTGCTGTGGATACAAGCGACTTCGTCTGGCTCCGGCGTATCCTTCCTGAAACATGGCGGAGCGTTTTCGTGCACTTTGTTGACTACGCCGACCCCGAGCAGCTTTCTGCGGAATGGATTTACAACACGCGCGACTCGCTTGCCCGCCAGTACATTCAGGGCAACCTGGGAGGATGGGTCGAGATCGACCGCCGGGAAAACCGACCGCTTGAAACGAAAAATATCGATTTTCTGGGGCGGTACGGCTTTGAAACACGCGGGCTTTGGCATATGGTTGGTGTCGAGAACGGTCAAAAAGTGGAATTCGGCATGGGCGGACCTTTTATAACCTATACGTTCTATGATCAGCCGACAGGACGGCTGTACATGATTGACGGAATGGTTTTTGCCCCGGGATACAACAAAAGAGAGTTTCTGCGCCAGATGGAAGCCATTGCCTATACCTTTCGCTCCCGCGACGTTTCTGCAGAAAGCCAAGGATAA
- the trpS gene encoding tryptophan--tRNA ligase — translation MPSPALRKDHEVIVSGIQPSGALHLGNYFGALRQHIQLHEKHEAYYFIVNYHTLTTLRDRDKLRRYTLDVALDYLALGFNPRAACLFMQSDVPEVTELAWIFNNLATVSQLEKGVAYKDKVAQGLPANAGLFTYPVLQAADILIYGGTLVPVGADQKQHIEMTRVLAERFNRTYCPEDDPVFPVPEPYILSDVAVVPGLDGRKMSKSYENAIGIFEEGKALKKKVMSIVTDSTPLEAPKDPERDNVFMLIRLFADEETRERIAEAYRAGGFGYGHAKKELLTLIDEHFAEARIRRKELARRPDDVFDILREGGRKARERAGEYMERVRERVGLITTYKTAP, via the coding sequence ATGCCCTCCCCTGCTCTCCGCAAAGACCACGAAGTGATCGTTTCCGGCATTCAACCGTCGGGAGCATTGCATCTCGGGAATTATTTCGGGGCGCTCCGGCAACACATCCAGCTTCATGAAAAACATGAGGCATACTACTTTATAGTCAACTACCACACACTGACGACGCTCCGGGACCGGGACAAACTGAGGCGCTATACCCTGGATGTAGCGCTCGACTACCTCGCCCTTGGATTCAACCCTCGGGCCGCATGCCTCTTCATGCAGAGTGACGTGCCGGAAGTCACCGAACTGGCATGGATTTTCAACAACCTGGCCACGGTATCCCAACTGGAGAAAGGGGTGGCCTACAAGGACAAGGTGGCTCAGGGTCTACCTGCAAATGCGGGTCTGTTTACCTATCCCGTGCTGCAGGCCGCGGACATCCTGATCTACGGGGGCACGCTGGTGCCGGTGGGTGCGGATCAGAAACAACATATCGAAATGACGCGGGTCCTGGCGGAACGGTTCAATCGTACGTATTGCCCGGAGGACGATCCGGTCTTTCCCGTACCCGAACCCTACATCCTTTCCGACGTGGCGGTCGTGCCCGGGCTGGACGGCCGGAAAATGTCCAAGAGTTACGAAAACGCGATTGGCATCTTCGAAGAAGGAAAGGCCCTGAAGAAAAAAGTGATGAGTATCGTGACCGATTCGACGCCGCTCGAAGCGCCGAAAGATCCGGAGCGCGACAATGTGTTTATGCTCATCCGGCTGTTCGCCGACGAGGAAACGCGGGAACGTATTGCAGAGGCCTACCGTGCGGGAGGATTCGGATACGGGCATGCGAAAAAGGAATTGCTCACCCTTATCGACGAGCATTTTGCGGAAGCGCGTATCCGACGCAAGGAACTGGCCCGGCGTCCGGACGATGTGTTCGACATATTGCGCGAAGGGGGTCGCAAGGCCCGGGAACGGGCCGGTGAATACATGGAACGCGTACGAGAGCGCGTTGGACTGATTACCACCTATAAGACAGCGCCATGA
- a CDS encoding phosphoribosylanthranilate isomerase → MTTKLKICGITRLEDARYAAAAGADYLGFIQYPGSPRYITPERVRDIAEWIHGPQPVGVFVNTPADVVNRTAEKAGFALVQLHGKESVSDIMDIEYPVIKAFRIAPDMTSDGLYRLMRTYEDVAAHFLLDAYSDKMYGGSGRTFDWRVASPPAGGAREPVEQPTRSGSPGIFLAGGIHAGNVAEAIRTLRPFAVDVSSGLESAPGEKDFSRIDAFMQAFRSVHSELETG, encoded by the coding sequence ATGACGACCAAACTCAAAATATGCGGCATAACCCGGCTGGAGGATGCCCGGTATGCCGCCGCCGCAGGCGCCGATTACCTTGGATTCATACAGTATCCCGGCAGCCCGCGCTATATCACGCCGGAGCGCGTGCGGGACATCGCTGAATGGATCCATGGACCGCAGCCGGTGGGCGTGTTCGTGAACACCCCTGCCGACGTAGTCAACCGGACCGCCGAAAAAGCCGGCTTCGCTTTGGTGCAGCTCCATGGCAAGGAATCTGTGTCCGATATAATGGACATCGAATACCCTGTCATCAAAGCGTTTCGCATCGCTCCGGACATGACCTCCGACGGGTTATATCGCCTGATGCGGACATATGAGGACGTGGCCGCGCATTTCCTGCTGGATGCGTACAGCGACAAGATGTACGGCGGCAGCGGCCGGACTTTCGACTGGCGTGTGGCGAGCCCTCCTGCAGGAGGCGCTCGCGAGCCGGTTGAACAGCCCACCCGCTCGGGAAGCCCCGGCATTTTTCTGGCGGGGGGCATCCATGCGGGCAATGTGGCCGAGGCGATCCGTACGCTCCGTCCATTCGCCGTGGATGTGTCAAGTGGCCTCGAATCGGCTCCCGGGGAAAAGGATTTCTCCAGAATTGACGCCTTTATGCAGGCATTCCGGTCGGTACATTCTGAACTCGAGACCGGATGA
- the trpC gene encoding indole-3-glycerol phosphate synthase TrpC, translating to MTILDRIVEDTQEVVATRKAVAPTGRLEAMAGFDRDRRSLEDALRKNGPSIIAEIKKASPSGGVIRDSFRPVEIAREYEGGGAVAVSVLTEPHHFQGSLDDLSVVRQSISVPLLRKDFIIDTYQLIEARAYGADAVLLIAAVLHKTHLRDLLQAAHELELDALVEVYEPTELDRLDFDETRIVGVNNRDLRTFEVDIEHSLRVFADVPEHVVRVSESGLTSGAELRFLHERGIDAFLIGETFMRSERPGNALTRLRSEAERIKA from the coding sequence ATGACTATTCTCGACCGTATCGTAGAGGACACGCAAGAAGTCGTGGCCACACGGAAAGCTGTAGCGCCGACGGGACGGCTTGAAGCCATGGCGGGCTTCGACCGGGATCGCCGTTCTCTGGAAGATGCGCTACGGAAAAACGGACCCTCTATTATCGCCGAGATCAAAAAAGCTTCGCCATCAGGCGGTGTGATCCGGGATTCCTTTCGACCGGTCGAGATTGCCCGGGAATACGAGGGAGGCGGCGCCGTTGCTGTTTCCGTTCTGACCGAGCCTCATCATTTTCAGGGTTCGCTCGACGATCTTTCCGTTGTCCGTCAATCCATTTCTGTTCCTCTATTAAGAAAAGACTTTATTATCGACACCTATCAACTCATCGAAGCGAGGGCTTACGGTGCGGATGCGGTACTGCTCATTGCCGCCGTACTTCACAAAACGCACCTTCGGGACCTTTTGCAGGCAGCACATGAACTGGAGCTCGATGCACTGGTAGAGGTGTACGAACCGACTGAACTGGACCGCCTCGATTTTGACGAGACCCGCATCGTAGGCGTGAATAACCGTGACCTGCGCACCTTCGAAGTGGATATCGAACACTCCCTTCGGGTATTTGCGGACGTTCCGGAACACGTGGTGCGCGTGTCGGAAAGCGGCCTTACGTCGGGAGCGGAACTGCGATTTTTACACGAACGCGGAATCGATGCCTTTCTGATTGGTGAGACCTTCATGCGGTCCGAACGGCCAGGGAATGCATTGACAAGACTCCGGAGCGAAGCGGAAAGAATCAAAGCATGA
- the trpD gene encoding anthranilate phosphoribosyltransferase, producing MQKYLNILTGGDTLQSEEAEKAMRLLMEGASEPECTAAFLVGLRARGESLDELVAFTKVMREFAVPVETGDPDAIDLCGTGGDGADTFNISTVAAIVCAGAGVTVAKHGNRSVSSKCGSADVLEALGVKTALGKEGVEYCFEKAGMAFLFAPFFHPAMKHVMPVRRKLGVRTFFNILGPLCNPAGVRRQLTGAFDEQTAKVMAAILERLGARHVLAVHARDGLDEISLADETGAFEVREDTPATTGPVERLLRPEDLGFTRCSRNALAGGGSDENARIVRAILAGEPGPCRDVVVLNAAHALSVSGKFEHLAACRSAAEESIDSGKAQNTLERLAHASHNAPAP from the coding sequence ATGCAAAAATACCTGAACATTCTGACCGGCGGAGATACGCTGCAAAGCGAAGAGGCCGAGAAAGCAATGCGCCTGTTAATGGAGGGCGCATCGGAACCCGAGTGCACAGCCGCTTTTCTGGTGGGTCTCAGGGCGCGCGGGGAATCGCTGGACGAACTCGTCGCCTTTACGAAGGTCATGCGCGAATTCGCCGTCCCGGTAGAAACCGGTGATCCGGACGCCATCGACCTGTGCGGCACGGGTGGAGACGGCGCGGACACGTTCAATATCTCTACCGTCGCTGCTATCGTGTGTGCAGGCGCCGGGGTTACCGTAGCCAAACATGGAAACCGGTCCGTTTCCTCGAAATGCGGCTCGGCGGATGTGCTGGAAGCACTCGGTGTAAAAACGGCGCTGGGCAAGGAAGGCGTCGAATACTGTTTTGAGAAGGCAGGCATGGCGTTCCTGTTCGCTCCGTTCTTCCACCCCGCGATGAAGCATGTAATGCCGGTGCGCAGGAAACTGGGCGTACGCACCTTCTTCAATATTCTGGGCCCTTTGTGCAACCCTGCCGGGGTACGCCGCCAGCTGACCGGTGCTTTCGATGAGCAAACGGCGAAGGTCATGGCCGCCATTCTCGAGCGCCTCGGCGCCCGGCATGTGCTCGCCGTGCATGCGCGGGATGGACTGGACGAGATATCGCTGGCGGACGAAACGGGGGCTTTCGAAGTGCGGGAGGATACCCCTGCGACGACCGGTCCTGTGGAGCGCCTCTTGCGTCCCGAAGATCTTGGTTTCACCCGCTGCTCCCGGAATGCGCTTGCAGGCGGCGGCAGTGACGAGAATGCGCGCATCGTGCGGGCGATCCTTGCAGGCGAGCCAGGGCCATGCCGCGATGTCGTCGTGCTCAATGCAGCCCATGCCCTGTCGGTTTCAGGAAAATTCGAGCACCTTGCCGCCTGCCGCAGCGCTGCGGAAGAAAGCATTGATTCGGGAAAGGCGCAGAACACGCTCGAGCGGCTGGCTCATGCTTCGCACAACGCACCCGCCCCATGA
- the trpB gene encoding tryptophan synthase subunit beta has product MEKTHPLPDERGHFGLYGGVFVPETLIPAIEELREAYGAARKNPAFRQELNAMLADYAGRPTPLTFCKRLTAALGGPKIYLKREDLCHTGAHKINNTIGQILLARLMGKTRIIAETGAGQHGVATATVCARFGLQCIVYMGEEDVERQHLNVLRMQLLGADVRPVSSGSRTLKDATNEAIRDWVTNVHDTFYIIGSVVGPHPYPMMVRDFHRVIGDETRRQLDEMEGRPTPDAVVACVGGGSNAIGLFYAFLRDTHVRLYGVEAAGEGLNGRHAATLTQGSPGILHGTMSYLLQDEEGQVQLAHSISAGLDYPGVGPEHAWLRDTGRVHYASATDAQAIEGVKLLSKTEGIIPALETAHAIGWLPDGIRGMARNEVVVVNCSGRGDKDMGTIAKHL; this is encoded by the coding sequence ATGGAAAAAACGCATCCCCTCCCCGACGAACGCGGGCATTTCGGGTTGTACGGCGGCGTGTTTGTGCCCGAAACGCTTATCCCTGCCATCGAGGAACTCCGTGAAGCATACGGAGCCGCCCGCAAAAACCCGGCTTTCCGGCAGGAACTCAATGCAATGCTCGCAGACTATGCCGGGCGTCCCACGCCGCTGACCTTTTGCAAACGGCTTACCGCAGCGCTCGGCGGACCAAAAATTTATCTGAAACGGGAAGATCTGTGCCACACGGGAGCCCACAAGATCAACAATACGATAGGGCAGATATTGCTGGCGCGCCTTATGGGGAAAACGCGCATCATCGCAGAGACAGGCGCGGGACAGCATGGCGTGGCCACCGCCACCGTTTGTGCACGATTCGGCCTGCAGTGCATCGTCTACATGGGCGAAGAAGATGTCGAGCGGCAGCACCTGAATGTGCTGCGCATGCAGCTGCTCGGCGCCGATGTACGCCCCGTATCCAGCGGTAGCCGTACCCTGAAAGACGCCACCAACGAAGCCATTCGGGATTGGGTAACCAACGTACATGACACGTTCTATATCATCGGTTCGGTCGTAGGCCCGCATCCCTATCCGATGATGGTTCGTGATTTTCACCGGGTTATCGGGGACGAAACCCGACGGCAATTGGATGAAATGGAGGGGCGCCCCACACCGGATGCAGTGGTAGCCTGCGTGGGCGGAGGCTCGAATGCGATCGGACTTTTTTATGCCTTCCTGCGGGATACGCACGTACGACTATATGGCGTGGAGGCTGCAGGAGAAGGACTGAACGGACGACATGCGGCCACACTGACACAAGGCTCGCCGGGCATCCTGCATGGAACCATGAGTTATTTGTTGCAAGACGAGGAAGGACAGGTGCAACTCGCGCACTCCATTTCGGCGGGACTGGACTACCCGGGGGTAGGGCCGGAACATGCCTGGCTGCGGGATACGGGCCGCGTACATTACGCATCCGCAACGGATGCACAGGCCATCGAGGGGGTAAAACTGCTGTCGAAAACGGAAGGGATCATTCCGGCGCTGGAGACCGCACATGCGATAGGCTGGCTGCCGGATGGGATACGCGGAATGGCGCGCAATGAGGTAGTGGTTGTCAATTGCTCCGGGCGCGGCGACAAGGATATGGGTACGATCGCAAAGCACCTCTGA
- a CDS encoding aminodeoxychorismate/anthranilate synthase component II codes for MILVIDNYDSFTYNLVHLVGRRTSDLEVVRNDVLDVDAVRDLAPRGILISPGPGRPADAGVTEELVSALGASVPILGVCLGHQAIGEVYGGRIGYAPTLMHGKTSEIAHDGHGVFRNVSNPFTATRYHSLVVDRASVPACLDISAETKDGVVMGLRHREHPVEGIQFHPESVLTKEGPRIVNNWLEEVLGSTVDSTTGTPAAIS; via the coding sequence ATGATTCTCGTCATCGACAACTATGATTCGTTCACGTACAACCTCGTACACCTTGTGGGGCGCCGCACGAGCGACCTCGAGGTGGTGCGAAACGACGTACTCGATGTGGACGCTGTCCGTGACCTGGCGCCGAGAGGTATCCTCATTTCGCCGGGACCGGGACGTCCTGCCGATGCAGGCGTGACGGAAGAACTCGTAAGCGCATTGGGGGCCTCGGTGCCGATCCTCGGCGTATGCCTCGGGCACCAGGCGATCGGCGAGGTATACGGTGGACGCATCGGCTATGCCCCCACGCTGATGCATGGAAAAACGAGCGAAATAGCGCACGACGGCCACGGCGTGTTCCGGAACGTCAGCAATCCATTCACGGCCACGCGGTATCATTCTCTCGTGGTGGACCGTGCCAGCGTACCTGCCTGCCTGGATATATCGGCGGAAACGAAAGACGGCGTCGTCATGGGCCTGCGGCACCGGGAGCATCCGGTTGAAGGCATCCAGTTTCACCCGGAAAGCGTGCTGACGAAAGAAGGGCCCCGGATCGTCAACAACTGGCTGGAAGAGGTGCTGGGCAGCACCGTAGATAGTACAACGGGGACCCCGGCGGCAATTTCCTGA
- a CDS encoding tryptophan synthase subunit alpha, whose protein sequence is MQRLQERLAACVQRREKAMGLFMTSGFPDPESTLPILRAMDQGGADFIELGMPFSDPLAEGLPIQRSSERALKGGVRMKDTFRTATAFCAESNTPLLLMGYANPIRQYGISAFCRDARTAGIEGLILADVPLEEHLPFAGEAAAAGLAAVLLIAPNTPDDRIREIDNAATGFVYAVSITGLTGSGLGAIEHVEAYLKRARDMVRENPLLAGFGIRTHEDAVRLSRHTDGFIVGSALIEKVETLWDAGSKPTKTHYEEICRFVRTLKDGNQAVQEKNT, encoded by the coding sequence ATGCAGCGACTTCAGGAAAGGTTGGCGGCCTGCGTACAACGTCGTGAGAAGGCCATGGGACTGTTTATGACCAGTGGCTTTCCCGATCCCGAAAGCACACTCCCGATTCTGCGCGCGATGGATCAGGGCGGCGCCGATTTCATCGAGCTTGGCATGCCTTTCAGCGATCCGCTTGCAGAGGGGTTACCTATCCAGCGCTCGAGCGAACGAGCCCTGAAAGGCGGTGTCCGCATGAAGGATACGTTCAGGACGGCTACCGCTTTCTGCGCGGAAAGCAACACTCCCCTGCTCCTGATGGGATACGCCAATCCGATCCGCCAATACGGTATTTCCGCATTTTGCAGAGACGCGCGTACCGCCGGAATCGAGGGATTGATTCTCGCGGACGTACCCCTTGAAGAACATCTTCCCTTTGCAGGCGAGGCTGCAGCCGCCGGACTGGCGGCGGTGCTCCTGATTGCCCCCAACACTCCCGATGACCGCATTCGGGAGATCGATAACGCTGCGACGGGGTTCGTATATGCGGTATCCATCACGGGATTGACCGGCTCGGGGCTCGGCGCCATAGAGCATGTGGAAGCATACCTGAAGCGGGCGCGCGACATGGTGCGTGAAAACCCCTTGCTGGCCGGATTCGGCATTCGAACCCATGAGGATGCGGTACGATTGAGCCGCCATACCGACGGGTTCATTGTCGGGTCGGCGCTGATCGAAAAGGTGGAAACGCTGTGGGATGCCGGTTCGAAGCCCACCAAAACACACTATGAAGAAATCTGCCGCTTCGTACGTACTCTGAAAGACGGCAACCAGGCAGTACAGGAGAAAAACACGTAG